In the Pectinatus sottacetonis genome, TTTATCGTTTATTGTAGATTAATGCAAGACTACATCAGCATTATTTGACCATATTTTACTAAAATGCTATACTCAATCTACTATTATTCATCTATAGTTTACTGATATTATTTTATATTTTTTAAGAAATGAGGCATAATTTTATGGGAATTGATGGTTTTTCTCTTTATGCAGTTATATACGAACTTAATAATTTATTGAGCGGAGGACGTATCGATAAAATTAGTCAGCCACGCAGATCAGATGTATATATATCTGTGCGACTACCGGGTGTAACACATATTTTACATATTTCTATAGATCCACGTATTGCTTCTATGACTATTGTAAATAAATCACCGGAAAATCCACCTGAACCACCTGCTTTTTGTATGCTTTTACGAAAACAGCTTGAAGGTGGGCGGATTGCCAAAATTTATCAGGTGGGATTGGATCGAATTGCAGTTATAGAAGTGGACAGTTTAGGAACTGGCGGATTGTTAGTAACAAAGAAAATTTATGTGGAATTAATGGGAAAGTATAGTAACATTATACTTACTCAAAATAATATTATAATAGATTCATTACGTCGTGTGGGAACAAATAGTAGCCGTGTCCGTACTGTTTTACCGCAGCAGGAATATTTTACTCCGCCGAAGCAAAATAGCATTAATGTCCTCACTGATATAAATCAGTTTATTACCCTGATAAAAGAAAATACTGCGGAAAAATTATATAAAGCTGTTTTAAATGCAGGAGACGGTTTTGGTCCAGTGACAGTAAAAGAATTATTATTTTTGGCAGGACTTCCCCTTGATATCACAGTAGAAAAACTTGATGATAATGATTATTTATCATTATCCAAGGCTATAGAGGAAATTGTTAAGATTTATTATGACAAGGATTTTGTCCCGACACTAATAACAAATGACAATAATAAAATCATTGCCATGGCAGCATTCCCTTTAGATGGTTTTTCTCCATATATCAGCCAGAAATTTGTAACAATGAGTCAAATGCTGGAAAATGCGCATAAATTAGTTGATGATTATGTTTCCCCAATGAAAGAGCAATTAAAAAAAATAGCAGCCAATGAGCTTAATAAGCAAAGTGGTAAAGAAAAAAAACTGCTGAAGGAATGGCATCATTCGCAAAATGCAGCTGATGAAAAAATAAAAGCGGACAATATTATGACTTATCAGTATGAGTTTAAAGATCATGCTGATAATGAAATTATTGTTCCTGACATATATGATACAGACAGTGGGCTGATAAAGATACCAATGGATCGAAAATTGACCGTATTACAAAATATGCAAAAGTACTATCATAAATATGACAAATTACGACGGGCCCAAAAAATATTAGCTAAACAGCTTGACGAATGTAAAAAGAATATGGAATATCTTGCTACAATAGAAGCTGCGCTTGTTTCTTCAGATGGTATTGCAGAATTGACTGACATAAAAAATGAATTGATTAAGGGCGGCTATATGAGAGCAGAAAAACGTAAAAAAATGTCAGTGCAGCCTTCCAAGCCCTTTGAATTTTTATTAAACAGCGGTATAACAATATTAATTGGCAAAAATAATTTTCAAAACGATAAACTAACTTTAAAAACAGCCCAACCGGATGATATGTGGTTTCACACCAAAGATATACCCGGTTCGCATGTTATCGTAAAAACCGAAGGTACCGTCCCGGATATTGCAACAATAAAAGAAGCAGCGCTGTTGGCAGCTTATTTTTCTAAGGGAAGAATCTCTTCTAAGGTGCCGGTAGATTATACATACTGCCGATTTGTAAAAAAACCGTCTGGAGCTAAACCGGGATTTGTTATTTTTACTAATAATAAAACAATATATGTAACACCTGACAAAGAGAAAATAAATTCTTTTTTGAGAAATAAAATTTAACGAAAATAAAAAACGAAAATAAATTGTATATTACTTATAAAGCACATAAGGATTTTTCACATGCTTATTGCATCAGTGTGTTATAAGAAAAATTTTCATTTCAAATATCATAGGTATTTAGAATGTCATATACTGTAATATGACCATTTCATTGGATAAAATTATCATATTTTTTCTTCATTTCTTTACGATTTAAAACAGCAGGCCACAAACTGCCAATGGCGTTTTCTCTGAGTGCAGCTGATAAATGTTCATAAAAAAAAGGATATTTTTTATTCATGTTGATGATAAGGTCCTTTGTGTTCTGGCGCATTGTTTTGCCGTCTATAGGACAGGGAGAAGCAAGGGGTGTTACGCCATGATACTTTACCGCATCACGGGTTTCTTTTTCACGAAAGTAAATCAAGGGACGAATTACTGTCAATTTGGTTTTATTAAGATATGTGGAAGGAGTAAAAGTCTTTATTTGCCCTGAGTATAATAAATTCATAAAAAATGTTTCTACAGCATCATCATGGTGATGGGCATAGGCAACTTTATTACATCCTTTTTCCAAAGCAATACGGTTTATTGCCCCGCGGCGAAAATAAGCACAGGTAAAACAAGGTTTTTTTCCGCTGTCTGTAATGGCTTTTTTTATATTGACTTTATGAACAGAGTAATTTATTCCGAGTTTGCAGCAAAAATCATATAAAGTAGATGTGTTAAAATCATTTGTAAACAACGGATTAATAGTAATTGCTCGTAATTGGAATTTTTTATTAAGACGTTCACGTAAAACAGCTAATGCATAAGTCAGAAATAAGCTGTCCTTACCACCGGATAAACCGATTAAAATATTGTCATTGTTATTTATTAGATCAAATTCCACAATAGCACGCATAAGTTTGCTGAAGTATTGCTGGGGTATATTTATCTTCATTTACCAAATTGCTCCTTTTCTTTTATCAGATTATAGCATAAAAACTGTAAAACAAGTTAATTTAAAGAAAAATCTTGTATAAACCTTTTGTTATAGGGCTATTTTGTTGTATAATAATATACAATAAATATATTATTATATCATTTTTATATAAAATTTGGGGGTCGTGTTTTTTATGCGTAAAAAAAAGCCGATATATGTAATAGGGCATAGAAATCCTGATACAGATTCTATTTGTTCGGCCATCAGCTATGCAAATTTGAAAAAATCGTTAGGAGAAAACGTTATACCTGCGCGAGCAGGCAAAGTTAATAAGGAAACGGAGTTTGCCTTAAGTTATTTTGCTATGCAGGCACCTGAACTTATTACAGATGTTTATCCTCGCGTAAGTGATATTATCCCCGAAGCACATGTTACAGTAAATGAACATGATAATTTACGAAAATTAGGGAAATTAATTCATGACACGGGGGCGAAATCTGTACCAGTATTATCAGACAAAAACGAACTAACCGGTATAATTACGGTCAGTGACCTAGCCAGACGTTATTTTGAAGATTTGGGAATGCAGAGTTTTTCTAATACCAAAATAACAATCAGCAATATTTTATCAGTTGTTGATGGGCAAATAATTGTTGATGGAAATAAAAACGAAGTAATTAAGGGAGAAGTACGTATTGCAGATGGCAGTCAGCATACAATAGATAAATTTATCAAAGCAAATGATATTGTTTTAGTAGGAGATAGAGAGTTTACCGCATTAAAGGCTTGTCTAGAACGTAACATAGCCTGTCTTATTATCACAGGGA is a window encoding:
- a CDS encoding tRNA 2-thiocytidine biosynthesis TtcA family protein, with the translated sequence MKINIPQQYFSKLMRAIVEFDLINNNDNILIGLSGGKDSLFLTYALAVLRERLNKKFQLRAITINPLFTNDFNTSTLYDFCCKLGINYSVHKVNIKKAITDSGKKPCFTCAYFRRGAINRIALEKGCNKVAYAHHHDDAVETFFMNLLYSGQIKTFTPSTYLNKTKLTVIRPLIYFREKETRDAVKYHGVTPLASPCPIDGKTMRQNTKDLIINMNKKYPFFYEHLSAALRENAIGSLWPAVLNRKEMKKKYDNFIQ
- a CDS encoding Rqc2 family fibronectin-binding protein, which produces MGIDGFSLYAVIYELNNLLSGGRIDKISQPRRSDVYISVRLPGVTHILHISIDPRIASMTIVNKSPENPPEPPAFCMLLRKQLEGGRIAKIYQVGLDRIAVIEVDSLGTGGLLVTKKIYVELMGKYSNIILTQNNIIIDSLRRVGTNSSRVRTVLPQQEYFTPPKQNSINVLTDINQFITLIKENTAEKLYKAVLNAGDGFGPVTVKELLFLAGLPLDITVEKLDDNDYLSLSKAIEEIVKIYYDKDFVPTLITNDNNKIIAMAAFPLDGFSPYISQKFVTMSQMLENAHKLVDDYVSPMKEQLKKIAANELNKQSGKEKKLLKEWHHSQNAADEKIKADNIMTYQYEFKDHADNEIIVPDIYDTDSGLIKIPMDRKLTVLQNMQKYYHKYDKLRRAQKILAKQLDECKKNMEYLATIEAALVSSDGIAELTDIKNELIKGGYMRAEKRKKMSVQPSKPFEFLLNSGITILIGKNNFQNDKLTLKTAQPDDMWFHTKDIPGSHVIVKTEGTVPDIATIKEAALLAAYFSKGRISSKVPVDYTYCRFVKKPSGAKPGFVIFTNNKTIYVTPDKEKINSFLRNKI